From one Lycium ferocissimum isolate CSIRO_LF1 chromosome 5, AGI_CSIRO_Lferr_CH_V1, whole genome shotgun sequence genomic stretch:
- the LOC132056674 gene encoding endoglucanase 4-like, whose product MIGGGKSPCQVLRIIIAVFVWLTAMVVANVPNPNYADALTKSILFFEGQRSGKLPPNQRMSWRKDSALHDGADKGVDLVGGYYDAGDNVKFHFPMAFTTTMLAWSVQQFRNSMGPDLQHAMEAIKWSTDYFLKATNIPNVVYAQVGNAEDDHNCWERPEDMDTPRTTFAVTAQAPGSEVSAEISAALAAASVVFKPTDPGYSKLLVNRAIQAFEFADKYRGSYNDSIGPWVCPFYCNYNGYNDELLWAAAWLLKATRKPVYWGYVKQNIINFKSDMESGLSEFGWDAKYAGINVLISKFVLDNPSNANPFLPYADTFVCSVLPGSPTNTVRYTPGGLMYKSGICNMQNPTAMSFLLLTYARYMKSRVIRCGNVDVTSKMLIRFARSQVNYILGRNPMNMSYMVGYGTKFPQRIHHRGASLPSIDQHPGKIGCKEGTQYFVSENPNPNLHIGAVVGGPDIKDNYADSRRDSAKSEPATYVNAPLVGLLAYFKEHP is encoded by the exons ATGATTGGTGGGGGAAAATCTCCTTGTCAAGTGCTAAGAATAATAATAGCAGTATTTGTCTGGTTGACAGCAATGGTGGTAGCAAATGTTCCTAATCCTAATTATGCTGATGCCTTAACAAAGAGTATACTCTTCTTTGAAGGACAAAGATCTGGTAAATTACCCCCTAACCAGCGCATGTCATGGAGAAAAGATTCTGCTCTTCACGATGGAGCTGACAAGGGT gtgGATTTGGTAGGTGGGTACTATGATGCTGGTGACAATGTGAAGTTCCACTTTCCAATGGCTTTTACAACGACCATGTTGGCCTGGAGTGTCCAGCAGTTCAGAAATTCAATGGGACCAGACTTGCAACATGCCATGGAGGCTATTAAGTGGTCCACGGATTATTTCTTAAAGGCCACAAACATTCCAAACGTAGTATATGCACAAGTAGGTAACGCGGAGGACGATCATAACTGTTGGGAAAGGCCTGAAGATATGGACACTCCTCGTACTACTTTTGCAGTTACTGCACAAGCTCCTGGTTCTGAAGTTTCTGCTGAAATTTCTGCTGCTCTAGCTGCTGCTTCTGTGGTGTTTAAGCCTACTGATCCTGGATATTCCAAATTGCTTGTTAACAGAGCCATTCAG GCTTTTGAATTTGCGGATAAATACAGGGGATCTTACAATGACAGCATCGGACCTTGGGTGTGCCCATTCTATTGTAATTACAATGGATACAAC GATGAATTGCTTTGGGCTGCAGCATGGCTCCTCAAAGCTACAAGAAAGCCTGTGTATTGGGGTTACGTTAAACAAAACATAATAAACTTCAAATCAGACATGGAAAGTGGCTTATCAGAATTTGGATGGGATGCCAAGTATGCTGGGATCAATGTGCTTATCTCCAAG TTTGTTCTCGATAATCCTTCAAATGCAAACCCCTTCCTTCCATACGCCGATACGTTCGTCTGCAGTGTATTGCCTGGATCTCCCACCAATACAGTCAGATATACTCCAG GTGGACTCATGTACAAATCAGGGATTTGTAATATGCAAAACCCAACAGCTATGTCTTTTCTACTTCTTACCTATGCGCGCTATATGAAGAGCAGGGTAATACGTTGTGGCAACGTTGATGTAACTTCAAAGATGCTAATACGTTTTGCAAGAAGCCAG GTGAACTATATTCTTGGGAGAAATCCAATGAACATGTCATACATGGTTGGATATGGAACAAAATTTCCTCAAAGAATACACCATAGAGGGGCTTCATTGCCATCCATTGATCAACATCCAGGAAAGATAGGATGTAAAGAAGGGACACAATATTTCGTCAGTGAAAACCCAAATCCCAACTTGCATATAGGTGCAGTGGTGGGAGGACCTGATATCAAAGATAATTATGCTGATTCTAGACGTGATTCTGCCAAGTCAGAACCAGCTACATATGTAAATGCACCACTTGTTGGCCTCTTGGCTTATTTTAAAGAACATCCCTAG